The Gloeobacter morelensis MG652769 genome contains the following window.
GCCCCAAAAATCGCACCTCCGGTTTGAGCGCAATACCCCAGTCCGCGACGACCCGATCGCGCATGCGGGTCATCAGGGTGAGGATGTCGCGGGCGGTGGCGCCGCCGCGGTTGAGGATGAAGTTGGCGTGCTGCTCGGCCACCTGGGCCGCCCCGACGCTCTGGCCCTTGAGCCCCGAGCGGTCGAGCATCCAGCCCGCTTTTTTCTCGCCGCCGGGGTTGCGAAAGACGCTGCCGCAGTTGGGAAAGCCCGAGGGCTGGGTGCGGTGGCGAAAGGTATTAAATTCGTCGATGTGCTCGATAAGGCGGGCCGGTTCGCAGCCGGGGGCGAGCCGCAGCCGGGCGCTGAGCACCACCCAATCGCGCTGCTGCAATAGCGACGAGCGATAGGCAAGCCCAAGTTCCCCCGCCGCCACCCGCCGCCGCTCGCCGGTCTCGATGAGCACCTCGACACTTTCGAGGCTGTCGGAAAATTGGGCACCGTGGGCACCGGCGTTCATCACCACGGCACCCCCGATGCTGCCGGGCACTCCCACCGCCCACTCCAGCCCCGCCCAGCCGCGGCGGGCCATCTGAAAGGCCAGAGCAGCGATCGACTCGCCGGCTTTGACTTCGATGAGCCCCTCTTCGAGGATCTGGGTACCCCGCCAGCTGCGCAGGTGGATGACCAATCCACCGATGCCCGCGTCACTAATCAGCAAATTGGTCCCCGCCCCAATCACCGTGACCGGCAACTCGGAGCGGCGCGCCCAACCGAGGGCTTCGTCGAGCACCTCGGCTTTGGTCGGCTGCAGATACCACTCAGCCGGGCCGCCCACCTGGTACGCGGTGAGCAGCGCCAGTGAGACCCCCGGCTGCAGCTGATCTTTCATAGGGCAAGAGCCGGCGGTTCGGCCCGCTGCAACAGTTCAGGAATGATCCGGTTGAGATTGCCCGCCCCCAAAAATAGCGCCAGATCCCCGGGGCGCAGATGGGCCTCCAGGTGGCGCTTGAGACTGTCGCTGGTCGCCTCGAAGTGCACGTCCGGGTGGTGAGCGGCAATCCTGCGGGCCACCAGCTCGCCGCTCACACCGAGGGTGTTTGCCTCCCCGGCGGCGTAAATCTCGGTGACCACCACCGCGTCGGCATCGCCGAAGGCCGTGCCGAATTCGTCGAGCAACAGCTGCGAGCGGCTGTAGCGGTGGGGCTGAAAGACCGCCACCACCCGGCGGCCCTGCAGGCGGGCGGCAGCCAGGGTGGCGCGCACTTCGCTCGGATGGTGGGCGTAATCGTCCACAAAGACGATGTCGTCGCGCTCGCCGATGCGCTCAAAGCGGCGGTGGGCACCGCGAAATTCGCGCAGCCCGGCGGCAATCTGCGCGAAGCCGAGGCCCAGATAGCGGCCCACCGCCACCGCCGCCAGGGCGTTGGCCAGATTGTGGCGGCCCAACAATTTAAGACTCATTTCTCCCAACACCTCGCCGCGCTCGAGGACGCGGGCGGTGGTGCCCTGGGCGGTGTAGTTCACCTGGTCGGCGGTGTAGTCGGCCTGCGGGTGACCATCCAGGCTGTAACTCACACTCAACGGCATCCGGTCGCGCACCGCCTGGCAGTCGAGGCAGCCTACAACTACCCGCGCCTGATGGGCGTACCGCTGAAAAGCTTCGACGATCTGTTCGAGGTTGGCGTAATGGTCCAGGTGGTCGCCCTCGATGTTGGTGATCACGGCCACCTCCGGTGAAAAGAGCACCAGCGACCCGTCCGATTCGTCCACCTCCGCCACCAGGTGTGGGCCGGATCCCAAGCGGGCGTTGCCGCCTAGTTCGTCCACTTCGCCTCCCACCACCACCGTCGGATCCAAGCCGCAGTGGTGAAGCATCACCGCGATTAAGCTGCTGGTGGTGGTCTTGCCGTGGGTACCCGACACGCCGATCATCCGGTAGCCTTCGGCCAGTTGGGCAAGCACCTGGGCGCGATGGCAGACGGCGACGCCTCCCGTGCGCGCCGCCAACAGTTCGGGGTTGTCGGGCTGGATGGCGCTCGAATAGACCAGCCGCGTCACCCCCTGCAGATTTTCGGCGCGGTGCCCATAAAACACCGAGATGCCCGAGGCTTCCAGGCGCTGGGTCTGCAAGTTGGGCTTGAGATCTGAACCGCTAACCCGCTGTCCTTGCGAGCGCAATACTAGAGCCAGGCCGGACATGCCGATGCCACCGATACCGACAAAATGAGAAACTTCGCCCGTTACCAGCGGGTCCAGCGACATATTCACTCCTGTTTCACACCGGTTGTTGTAGACAGAAACATCACGACCCGCGAGATCATGACGGCCATAATCTACCATGTCAAGCCCTGGGGATTAAGTTTTTTTCCCCAAGACTTGCGGGATCGCCATTCACAATCCAGGTGCGCTGCTTTTCGCTGGTGCTTTGTCCTCTGTATTCTTCAATCTACCGAAAAGGCAGCGGCCCTGCGCGTTCGGATGGGGTGGATGCGGAGGGGTATAAATGACAGGCATTCGCTTATGAGGAAAGCATGGGCAACGCGAAGGTGATCGTAGCCGGCAGCATCAACATGGACGTCGTCGTGCGCGCCGCACGTCATCCACGGCCGGGCGAAACACTTTTGGGCCAATCGGTGCAGTTTTTTGCGGGCGGCAAAGGCGCCAATCAGGCCATTGCCGCCCACCGTCTGGGGGCGCGGGCCACATTGATCGCTCGGGTGGGAGACGATAGTTTTGGTGGCAGTCTGCGCGCCTTCGTCAGCCAGGAAGGCCTGGATACGCAACGGGTGCTGGCGACGGGGGGGGCGAGCGGCACGGCGCTCATTACTGTGGCCGATAGCGGTGAGAACACGATCGTCGTCGTTCCCGGCGCCAACGGCGCGCTGAGCCCGGTGGATGTCGAAGTGGATATCGAACCGGGCGATGTGCTGGTGAGCCAGTGCGAGATCCCCGCCCAGGCGATCGAATATTTTTTTGTCCGAGGAAAACGGCCGGGGGCGCTCACGCTTCTCAACGCCGCCCCGGCCCGGCCTTTAGCCCCGGCCCTGGCGGCGGCGGTGGATATTCTGGTTGTCAACGAGAGTGAGCTGGCCACCTTGGCCGGAACGGCCGTCGGTGCCAGGGATACCGGGACGGTGATCGCCGCCGCCCGATCGTTGCAATCGGCAATCGGAAATGTCGTGGTCACCCTCGGCGAGCGGGGAGTGGTGGCCTGCCTCGGGCCGGTGGTCAAGACGGTGCCCGGGCGGCGGGTAGAAGCTGTGGCCGATACCACCGGGGCGGGGGACGGCTTCGTGGGTGCGCTGGCGGCCCGGCTGGCCGCCGGTGAGCCCTTAGCGCAGGCACTCGTCTTCGCCAATGCCGCTGCTTCGATCTGCGTGGAGCGGCCTGGGGCCGCCGCCTCGATGCCGACCATGGCCGAGGTGCTGGCGGTGTTGTAGCAAGGGTCAGCACGCTCAGTGGCTTGCGGTGCGCACTTTCTGCGAATAAAACGACGCCGATTCTTTGCCGACGGCGCACTGTTGGGCAAAAGAAATCAGGTGGTGACCCACCAGGCCGACGTGGATCAGCTCCTCGATGCGGCCGGAGCGCAGGGCAGGGACCGCCATCTTCCAGAACGTCTCGCGGTAATCGCTCAGCACGCCGACTTTGATGAGCAGGTTGGTCAGGATCGTAAGGCCCTTCTGGATATTGGCCCAACTGGTGCGCTCGGGGCTGTTGGGCACAGCGATGCGGTTGGGGTAGGTGTGCTCGCAGTTGTAGGCGAAGCGCTCGTAGAGAAATTCGGGGCTGTAGGCGGCGGTGATGCAGCGGCGCCACATCTCGACCACCTGATCGTGGGGGAGCAAAAATTCGACATTCGACTCGCGGCCCTCGACCTCGCTCACCAAACGGCCTTCTTGCTGGAGCCGATCCCACAGCGGCGTGCGCGGCAGGGCGTGCAGCAGATTGATCGTGAGCATCGGCAGCTGCGAGAGACGGATAAATTCGAGGATGCGCTCGCCAGTCTCGGGGGTGTCGGTGTCAAGACCGATGATGATCCCCGAAACGACCTCCATGCCATAGCGATTCAGAGTACCGATGGCCTCCAGGATCGGCATGCTCAGGTTGTGGGTCTTGGCGATCGATTTGAGCGCGTCGGGTTCGGGGGTCTCGATGCCGCAGAAGACCGTGCAGAAGTATGCCTCGCGCATCATCTCCAGAATCTTGGGGCTTTGGGCGATATTGAGGGTCGCTTCGCAGGCGAACTGGATCGGATAGCCGTTGCGCTTTTGCCAGTCGATGAGGTGCGGCAGCAGGTCAGCCACCGCCCGGCGATTGCCGATAAAGTTGTCGTCTACGAAGTAGACCGCCCCCGGGTTGCCCGAGCGCAGCATCGCGTCGAGTTCGGCCGTCACCTGCTCGGGGGTCTTCAGGCGGGGGCTGCGGCCGTACAGGGCCGGGATGTCGCAAAATTCGCAGGCGTAGGGGCAGCCGCTCGAAAACTGGACGCTGCCCAAAAAGTAGTTGCCCAGGTTGATTTTGTCGTAGGCAGGAATCGGAAAGCGTTCCAGGGGCAGGCGCTCGGCAGTCTCGAAGCGCACTTGGGCCGCCGGTCGCTCGCTGTGGAGATCGATGTACTCGATCATCCGGTCGGTGGCGTCGCCCAATTCACCGATGTGAAGCAAGTCAAAATCCGGGTAGTACTCCGGGCAACCGGAGACCGAGGGGCCGCCCAGGGCCGTGATCTTGCCCCAACGGTGCGCCAGTTCGTTGATCTTGCGGATCTGCGGGCGCTGGATGTGCATGCCGCTGACGATCACCGCGTCCGCCCAGCGGTAGTCCTCCGATCGGGCTGGGCGCATATTCTCGTCAATAAAGCGCACCTCCCAGGGGGCCGGCAGGTAGGCCGCCACCACCAGAATCCCCTGCGGGGGCATAAAGGCGCGCACCGACCCCATCAGCGGATAGGCGTGCTCGAAGGTGCCAAAAGAAGGACTGTAAGCCGGGAAGACACAGAGGATCCGCCGGGTGTGGCGCGGGCGATAGCGCGTGCGGCGATCGGCGGCAGATGGGCTCACAGGGGCCTCCTTGGTTACAAAAAGCTATCCGGTGTCAGGATATCCCCTGACACCGGATAGCTGGCAAGCCCCCTCAGGCTTCGTCGAGGGCCGCCACCCCAGGCAGGGTCTTGCCTTCGAGAAATTCGAGCGAGGCGCCGCCACCGGTGCTCACGTGGCTGAGCTTGTCGACCACGCCGGCTTTCTCAGCCGCCGAGGCGCTGTCGCCGCCGCCCACAATCGAGAGGTTGTCGCTCTCAGCCAGGGCATGGGCCACCGCGAAGGTGCCTTTGCTGAATCCCGGCAGTTCGAAGACGCCCATCGGACCGTTCCAGATCACCGTGCCCGATTTTTGGACTTCGGCCACGTAGAGCTCCTCGGTCTTGGGACCGATGTCCAGGGCCATCTGGCCCTCCGGGATGTTGACGTCGGGGGTGACCGGCGGGTCGGCAAGGTCACCAAACTTGTCGTTGGTGCGGTGGTCGACCGGCAGCAAGAAGGTGACGCCCCGTTCCTTCGCCTCGGCAAGCAGGTCGAGGGCCAGCTGGAGCAAATCGACGGTCGTGCCGTCCTTTTTGGTGGTGCTCGTCTCGCAGCGGGAAGCCCCCACATCCACACCCTGGGCTTTGAGGAACGTGTAGGCCATCGCCCCGCCGATCAAGATGGAATCGACCTTGGTGAGCATGTTCTGGATGAGCTGGATTTTGTCGCTCACTTTGGCACCGCCCATGATGGCAAGCACCGGCCGTTCCGGGCTTTCGAGGGCTTTGCCCAGGTATTCGAGTTCTTTTTGCAAAAGCAGCCCCGCCACCGCCGGGCGCAAGTAGCGCGCCACGCCTTCGGTGGAGGCGTGGGCGCGGTGGGCGGTGCCGAAGGCGTCGTTGACATAAAGTTCGGCGAGGCCCGCGAGCTTCTGGGCAAATTCGGGGTTGTTTTTTTCTTCTTCCGGATAGAAGCGCACGTTCTCCAGCAGCAGCACATCGCCGTCTTCGAGCTTCTTGACCGCTTCTTCGACTTCCGGGCCGATCACGTCGTCGGCTTTGTAGACCGTCTGGCCGAGCAGTTCGCCCAGGCGCTTGGCCACCGGTGTGAGGCGCAACTGATCGTCAAAACCCTTAGGTCGCCCCAGGTGGCTCACCAGGATTACCCGCGCCCCCCCGCCGGTCAATAGTTCAATGGTGGGCAGCGCAGCCCGAATGCGCGTATCGTCTGTGATCTGGCCGTTCTCGTCGAGGGGAACATTAAAATCAACCCGCACCAGAGCCCGCTTACCCTTGAGGTCCGCCGCCCCCAGGGCCTCAACCGTTTTCTTTGCCACCGTCCGTTCTCCCAACGTCCTTCGCGATTATTTTCCGGTACAGCCCACCCCGCAGTCAAAGACGGCGCGACTCAGTTTTGGCTGCCGGACCAGTCGAGGGTGGCAAAACCCGCAAAGATCCAGTCGTCCACCGGAGTCTGGGGACTCTGCTGAAACAACAGCGGCCGATAGGCAAAGGCGACAAGGTGGGATAAACGGCGTTCTTCACCCTCGAGCCGGTGGCGCAGCGCGGCGTCCAGGGGGTGGCAACCTTGCCGGTCCTGAATAAATGCACACCGATCGAGCACCGGTGCCATCCGGCCACGGGCAAGGGCCAGCACCTGGCTGCCCCGGCGGCGAAAACAGGTCAAAAACGGCCCGCTCACCGGCGCCCCGATCGGTTGATATTGCTGAAGCCAGGCATCGACCGGCAGCCCACTGCGGCGGGCCGCCGCCGCAAAAGCAAGCGCGATGGCGTCGGGGCGGGCGTCGGGATAGCACAGTGCGCCGATGCGCAGCGTGCAACACAACGGATCGACCTCGAACGGATGCGGTGTGGCGTGGCGGCTGGGCATCGGGCGGGAGCGACTGAGGTCCACGCACGTGTCGCCACTGCAAATCTGCCGGATGACCGGTGTGGCCTCCGCGACTATGGCCAACCGGCCGCCCGCAGTGCCAGGCCCGCCGGCGGGCGCCTCAAAGCGCCAGGGCCGACCGATCGCCCGACCGATCGCTTCCACCAGGCTCTCGGTGTTCCAGCAGCGCGGATCGTAGCGCAGCAGGAGGCTGCCGCTGGCGATAGACGCGCAGATAGCGTGCAGGCCGGGCAACTCGCCCAAGCGCGACTCAAGCCGCGTGTCCCAGGCGGGGTCGGCTTCGAGTCCTCGAATGGCAAGATGCAACCGGCCCGGTGTGCGCTGGGCAACGGGCTGAATGGCGATGGACATGTTCATAGGTAAGTGCGACACGCCAAAAGGTGCAAAGCCGATGCAAACAGCAGCGTCACTCAAGTATCGATGCGGGGATCGCTCTATCGGCAAGGATTAGAGATTTTTTTAATGATTGCTTGTCGGCGGTGAATTCGGTTTTTCTTAACGATTGTTTGCTCTCCCCAATATCGTGCAATTTGTGACGGAAACAAGCGAAATCCCTCGATGGGACGAAAGACAGCTCAAAAATCCGGGGGTCGAAAGTGACCCCAGGGGCTTCTCAGCTAAAACCCTCGTCCGCCCAAACCGGTGGACGAGGGTTTAACCAGAATGTCCAGGGCTGGAGGCAGAGACCCGAATCGGCGGACGGTGGCGGCAGGCCGCCCCAGAGACGCTTTAAACTTCGCTGCCGCGCTTGAGCACATATTTGACGGCGTCGCCGACGGTGGTGATCTTTTCGGCATCTTCGTCCGGGATTTCGGTTTCAAACTCCTGTTCAAGCGCCATGACCAGTTCCACCTGGTCGAGGGAATCGGCACCGAGGTCGTTGGCAAAGCTCGATTCGGAAGTCACCTCCGACTCCTCGACGGACAGTTGCTCCACGACGATCTTCTTGACGCGTTGATAAACTTCCACTTCGTTCATTCCTGCCTCTAAAATGCATGCTGTTCGGCCCGGCTGTGCCTGACCCAATCGCTGATAGTACACTGCTTTGGCCTTGACGTGCTACTGCTTCGGCTCGTCTTGACAGGCCAGTTCCGCCTCGATGGCGGCGAGGATCCGGCGCGAGTGGGCAGGCAGTCTGGCGCGCACCGCCTGCACATCGGCCCAGGTATCGACGTCGCTATCTTCGCAAAGCAACCCGATTGCCAGATCCAGACTCCGGCCGCGCCCAAGGGTGGCTGCGAGCAACCGCTCGGTACCCATGGGCATGGCTGTAAACAAATCCACCGGCCGGGCGAGGGCAATCAGGTAATAGCCGCCGTCGGTACAGGGTCCAATGACCACCGGCACCTGCCCCAGACGTTCAGCAGCGACACGGTAAACCTCACTATCCAGGTGGGGGCTGTCGCTGCCGATGCCCACCGCCGGGGTGCCCACCGCCTCGAAGGCATGGAGCAGGCGCTCACCCAGATCCGCCCCCTGCTGCTCCAACAGTTCAAAATCCCCCCGCCAGGGTGCGAACCAGTCTGGATCGCCCGCATAGGCGATCACCCGCCGCCACTGGGCAAGGCGGACAGCTTCGCCCAGGATATCGCTCAAAAACGCAGCGTAGAGCCGACAGGCTTGCTGAGGAGTCAAAGGCGGGCACAGACGGGTTTTAACCCGCCCTGGAACTGGGGTTTTAGCAAAGACGATCAAGGCAGGATGCTTCACAAAGGCTCTGCTAGAATTGCCGTACTTTCCGTTCGATCGTTGCGGAATCGATGGTAGCTGGTTTTTTGCTCATTCTGGCCGTGCTGATTCTTGGAGGCGGAATTGCCACCGTCGGCGACCGCATCGGCTCGATGGTGGGCAAAAAACGGTTGAGTCTATTCAAGCTGCGCCCCCGGGACACCGCCACGCTGGTGACCGTCTTTACCGGGGTAATGATCGCCGGGGTTTCGCTGGCACTGGTGTTGCTGGTCTCCGATCGGGTACAGTTCGCGCTCTTTAATTACGACCAGGTGCAGTCGCGCCTGCGCGATGCGACCCGCCAACAGGCGGCGGCCGAAAAAGAGCTGCTCGCTGTTCAAGGTCAGCGCGCCGAAGAGCGCCGTGCCCTCCAATCGGCCCTCGCCGAGCGCCGCCAGGCGGAGACGAACTTGCAGAGCATCAACCGGCAACTGACCGAGGCGCGCTCCCAGCAAGAACAAAGCGAGCGCAAGCTCGCCCAGAACCAGAAGTTGCTTGCCACCCTCGAGACCCAAAAAGCCGCCGTCCAGAAAAATGCTCAGGTGCTGCGCCAGGCGGTGCAGACGCTCAAAGGCGAGCAAAAGCGGCTGGCCACTTCTTTGCAGCGCAGCCGCAAAGACCTGGTGCAGTTGGCGCGCCAGAAAAAGAAACTGGAGCGGGAGAACGAGACGCTTTTTTATATTGCCGCCGAACTGGCCAAAAAAGTGGCGGCCTCCCAGGCGACGACCAATCGCCTGCGCAGCCGCACCGAACTGATTTTTGAAGCCGAAGAGGCGGTCGCCAAGGCGAAGGTACCGGGCGGCCGGGGTATGGCTGAGACCCAGCGCATCTTCGACGAATTTCTCAGCGAAGTCCAGAAGCAGGCCCTCAAAGCCGGCGCCCAGCCGGAACCGGAGGCGGGCTGCAAAAGTGCGGTGTGCATGAGCGCCGAAGAGGCCCGCCGCATCCTGCAGCAACTCGCCGCCCCCGGCGATCACGCCTTGCAGCTGATTTCGATCGACAACTCTCTCAAAGGCGAGCCGGTCTGGGTCTTCGGACAGGTGCGCCCCAACCAGCTGTTGTTCGAGGAAGGACGGGTAATCGCCTCGCGCCAGATCGAGCGCAGTATTCTCAACGACGAGGAAAAACTGCGCGCGACGCTGGTGGATCTCTTTAACGAGGCGAACCGCCAGGCCCGCGACGCCGGTATCCTCACCAGCGGCCGCGACGCCAAGGTGGGCGAATTTTTGTACAGAGACCTGGAGCGGATGATCGAAGAGCTACGCTCGCAACCCGGCAACGGCGCCATCACCCTCCAGGCTGTCTCCAAGCAGGATGTTTACACGCTAGGTCCCCTCAGCCTCACACTCGTAGCGATGCAGAACGGCCGCATTCTCAGCAAGGCCGGGTAAGCGATGATCCTGGGTATCGATCCCGGTCGCTCCAAGTGCGGTCTGGCGCTGGTGGGCCTCGACCGCAAGCTCTACTTTCGCTCGGTCGTAGCGAGCGACCAACTCCTCCAGCAAGTGGAGCGGTTGCTGGAGGAGTTTTCGGTGGCCGCCCTGGTGATCGGCGATCAGACGACATCCGAGTACTGGCAGGCCCAACTGCGCGCCGCCTTTCCCGAGGTGCGCCTGGTGGCGGTACCCGAGCGCCGCTCCAGCGAGCAGGCCCGCAGCCGCTACTGGCAGTTCAACCCGCCGCGGGGGCTCAACCGTCTGTTGCCCCAAGATTTTCGGGTGCCCCCGGAAGCCTACGACGACGTGGTAGCTCTCATTTTGGTGGAGCGCTACCTGGCGGGGCTGGTCGACGTCGACCGGCGCTAATCAACCCTCGAAAGTCTAGTTAAAATTGATGAAGTCGTGACGAGCCACTCAAGATGACTGTTACATACCCGCGGAAGTTCCGTGACCAGTTCGGGGCCCGCGAAATCCTCGCCATTGTCGTCCGGGACCGCGAAATTCAAAACCTGACGCTCAACCGCTACCGTTACTCCGAGCAGCGCGCCTGCAAGGATCTTACCGAGGTGATCGAGCGCCTCGACGGGCAGCAGCGCGAGCTTATCCGCGACCTCTCGCGCCATATCCACGACGAAGCCCGCCACGCCAACTGGCTGACCGAGCTGCTCTACGACTTGGGGGCAGAACTCAACGTGCCGCCGGGGCTTTCGTATATCGACGAATTCGAGCGCCTTGTCCACGACACCGGCGGCAAGCCCGGCAAAGAGATCGACCTCGATTTCTATCTCATCGAGAGCCTCGCTGCCATCAACGTTACCGAGAAGCGCGGCTGCCTCTATTTTTCCGCCCACATCCACGCGCTCAAGAACGCGCCCCAGACCCCTGAGAACCTCCAGATCCGCGAGTGCATCGAGCGAATTTTGCCGGAGGAGGCGGGGCACGTGCGCTGGGGCAACCGCTGGCTCGCCCAGATGGCCCGCACCTCGCCCCAGAACGCCGAGCGGGTCGAAGCGGCCAAGCGCCGCTATACGGCCATCGAGCAGGCGGCCTTCGAGACGAGCATGGATGTCACCCTCGGCGCCGAGTTGCGCCGCGCCCAGTGGCTGCTTGAAATCTCCGAGACGCTGCCGGTGTGGGAGCGGCCGGGATATCTGCTGGAGCACCTGCCGCGCATTTTGCCCGAGACCCAGATGCACCGGCTGAGCCTCGTTCAGATCGCCTTCCAGCGCGACCCGGTGCAGTTCATGCAGCAGTTTTTGCCTGCCTTTTTGGGCCTGAACCGTACTGCCAAAGCGGCCGAGCCGGAGGCGGCCTGAATTTGTGCTCCGCACTTGCCAACGCTCCCGGGTGGGTTGTCCTGCCCGGGGCGAAGGCGTAGGATCCAGGCGTTCTTCCTGCGACGAAATTGCCATGGGACTATTCGATCACATCCTTGCGGCCATCACCAACCCCGAGCAGCAGGCGAGCCAGGGCCAGGTGGCCTCGGTACTGGGCACCCTCCAACGCCAGGGCCAGGCCCACGGCACCGACAGCCAGGCGCTCGCCCAGTTGCTCTCGGTGGTGGGCCAGCAGGTGCGCGGCGCGCTGCAGCAACAGCGCGCCGACGCTGGGCCGCAGCAGGCCCAGACGACCGTGCAGCGCTACAGCGGCACCGAAGCGAACCCCCAGGCCGTCCAGGCCCTCTTTGGAGCGCGCCAGCCGCAGGTGGTCCAGGAGGCCGCCAACCGCACCGGCATCGACGCCTCTACCATCCAGGCGCTTTTGCCCATCGTCATTCCATTGATTCTGCAGCTGTTGCAGGGCGGCACCAACAGTCGTAATCCCCAGCAGGGCAATCCCCTGCTGGGTACGTTCCTGGACACCGACAACGACGGCGACGTGGATCTAGGCGACATGGTACGCATGGCGGGCCGATTACTCTAGGTTTCCCGACCCTCGAAGCGACCGAAACTGCCTGGCTGCAACCCCACGCAAGCAAGCAAGACCCGGCGGGCTGGGCGTCGGTCATCGCCAGCGCCTGGCGCTCGCACCTGGGGTGTCTTTCGTTGACGGTCTGTAGCGGAGGTGGTTATTATGCCTGTCACCATTTTCGACACCGGTACCCATGTGATCTGGAGACCTTGCAAGCTTGGTGGCCAAGGTCGATCTCTTGTGATGCCTAATTACCTGAAAGTCATATCAGAGAGACTTCTTTGGACGAAGCAAAACTCCAAGAAGCGAATCTGGCAGGAGCGGACCTGCGAGAGGCGACAAGCAATAGGCGGTGGGGGTGGGTGGGTCTGGACGACCTAGAAGCCAATGGAGGAGAGCGTGTTTTGGCAAAGCGTGTGCGAGTGGTAGGGCCGCCGCAGCGGTGGGAGTTTAGCCCGGTGCAGCCGCAGCGTGGAGGACTTGCGCGAGCGTTATGCCCGCGGTGAGCGCACTCTGGTGGATCTCTCCACGGATGCGATAGGACACCTGGAAATCGCCTAACGCGCGAAAGCGGATTTTCCAGCGAAGCGGGCCGCCTCGCCGAGCTGGCGCTCGATTCTCAGTAACTGATTGAACTTGGCCACCCGTTCGCTGCGGCAGCCGGAACCGGTTTTGATCTGGCCTGCAGCGGTCGCCACGGTCAGATCCGCAATGGTCGTGTCCTCGGTCTCGCCGGAGCGGTGGGAGACAAAGCATTTGTAATTGTGTTTGACGGCCAGTTCGATGGTGTCGAGCGTCTCGCTGACCGAGCCAATCTGGTTGAGCTTGATAAGAATCGAATTGGCGACGCCCTTTTCGATGCCTTCGGCGAGGATTTTGGCGTTGGTGCAGAACAAATCGTCGCCCACCAGTTCGACAGTGGCACCGATGCGGTCGGTGAGCATCTTCCAGCCTTCCCAATCGTTCTCACCCATGCCGTCTTCAAGGGAAACAATCGGATACTGAGAGGCCCAGGAAGCCCATAG
Protein-coding sequences here:
- a CDS encoding TIGR04282 family arsenosugar biosynthesis glycosyltransferase, which gives rise to MKHPALIVFAKTPVPGRVKTRLCPPLTPQQACRLYAAFLSDILGEAVRLAQWRRVIAYAGDPDWFAPWRGDFELLEQQGADLGERLLHAFEAVGTPAVGIGSDSPHLDSEVYRVAAERLGQVPVVIGPCTDGGYYLIALARPVDLFTAMPMGTERLLAATLGRGRSLDLAIGLLCEDSDVDTWADVQAVRARLPAHSRRILAAIEAELACQDEPKQ
- the murC gene encoding UDP-N-acetylmuramate--L-alanine ligase; the encoded protein is MNMSLDPLVTGEVSHFVGIGGIGMSGLALVLRSQGQRVSGSDLKPNLQTQRLEASGISVFYGHRAENLQGVTRLVYSSAIQPDNPELLAARTGGVAVCHRAQVLAQLAEGYRMIGVSGTHGKTTTSSLIAVMLHHCGLDPTVVVGGEVDELGGNARLGSGPHLVAEVDESDGSLVLFSPEVAVITNIEGDHLDHYANLEQIVEAFQRYAHQARVVVGCLDCQAVRDRMPLSVSYSLDGHPQADYTADQVNYTAQGTTARVLERGEVLGEMSLKLLGRHNLANALAAVAVGRYLGLGFAQIAAGLREFRGAHRRFERIGERDDIVFVDDYAHHPSEVRATLAAARLQGRRVVAVFQPHRYSRSQLLLDEFGTAFGDADAVVVTEIYAAGEANTLGVSGELVARRIAAHHPDVHFEATSDSLKRHLEAHLRPGDLALFLGAGNLNRIIPELLQRAEPPALAL
- a CDS encoding ribokinase, encoding MGNAKVIVAGSINMDVVVRAARHPRPGETLLGQSVQFFAGGKGANQAIAAHRLGARATLIARVGDDSFGGSLRAFVSQEGLDTQRVLATGGASGTALITVADSGENTIVVVPGANGALSPVDVEVDIEPGDVLVSQCEIPAQAIEYFFVRGKRPGALTLLNAAPARPLAPALAAAVDILVVNESELATLAGTAVGARDTGTVIAAARSLQSAIGNVVVTLGERGVVACLGPVVKTVPGRRVEAVADTTGAGDGFVGALAARLAAGEPLAQALVFANAAASICVERPGAAASMPTMAEVLAVL
- the murB gene encoding UDP-N-acetylmuramate dehydrogenase, which encodes MKDQLQPGVSLALLTAYQVGGPAEWYLQPTKAEVLDEALGWARRSELPVTVIGAGTNLLISDAGIGGLVIHLRSWRGTQILEEGLIEVKAGESIAALAFQMARRGWAGLEWAVGVPGSIGGAVVMNAGAHGAQFSDSLESVEVLIETGERRRVAAGELGLAYRSSLLQQRDWVVLSARLRLAPGCEPARLIEHIDEFNTFRHRTQPSGFPNCGSVFRNPGGEKKAGWMLDRSGLKGQSVGAAQVAEQHANFILNRGGATARDILTLMTRMRDRVVADWGIALKPEVRFLGRGLNWAG
- the acpP gene encoding acyl carrier protein; the protein is MEVYQRVKKIVVEQLSVEESEVTSESSFANDLGADSLDQVELVMALEQEFETEIPDEDAEKITTVGDAVKYVLKRGSEV
- a CDS encoding B12-binding domain-containing radical SAM protein; this encodes MSPSAADRRTRYRPRHTRRILCVFPAYSPSFGTFEHAYPLMGSVRAFMPPQGILVVAAYLPAPWEVRFIDENMRPARSEDYRWADAVIVSGMHIQRPQIRKINELAHRWGKITALGGPSVSGCPEYYPDFDLLHIGELGDATDRMIEYIDLHSERPAAQVRFETAERLPLERFPIPAYDKINLGNYFLGSVQFSSGCPYACEFCDIPALYGRSPRLKTPEQVTAELDAMLRSGNPGAVYFVDDNFIGNRRAVADLLPHLIDWQKRNGYPIQFACEATLNIAQSPKILEMMREAYFCTVFCGIETPEPDALKSIAKTHNLSMPILEAIGTLNRYGMEVVSGIIIGLDTDTPETGERILEFIRLSQLPMLTINLLHALPRTPLWDRLQQEGRLVSEVEGRESNVEFLLPHDQVVEMWRRCITAAYSPEFLYERFAYNCEHTYPNRIAVPNSPERTSWANIQKGLTILTNLLIKVGVLSDYRETFWKMAVPALRSGRIEELIHVGLVGHHLISFAQQCAVGKESASFYSQKVRTASH
- a CDS encoding phosphoglycerate kinase, with translation MAKKTVEALGAADLKGKRALVRVDFNVPLDENGQITDDTRIRAALPTIELLTGGGARVILVSHLGRPKGFDDQLRLTPVAKRLGELLGQTVYKADDVIGPEVEEAVKKLEDGDVLLLENVRFYPEEEKNNPEFAQKLAGLAELYVNDAFGTAHRAHASTEGVARYLRPAVAGLLLQKELEYLGKALESPERPVLAIMGGAKVSDKIQLIQNMLTKVDSILIGGAMAYTFLKAQGVDVGASRCETSTTKKDGTTVDLLQLALDLLAEAKERGVTFLLPVDHRTNDKFGDLADPPVTPDVNIPEGQMALDIGPKTEELYVAEVQKSGTVIWNGPMGVFELPGFSKGTFAVAHALAESDNLSIVGGGDSASAAEKAGVVDKLSHVSTGGGASLEFLEGKTLPGVAALDEA